One window of Microcoleus vaginatus PCC 9802 genomic DNA carries:
- a CDS encoding LytR family transcriptional regulator, translating to MPAQKIPNQDPIQQSTAQPATKKSSPPHRGRWLGFGFGLAGVAMLSATAGALLAVSLSTTPLQQQKLSPEEAAVFSQGDMAKLSMKMPELTRPVNILVLGLKVLTSDIEGSANKKVGYEVWENSFKGLTDTMLLVRFDPQNKKLSVLSIPRDTRTYVEGRGEVKINEANYYGGPASSAKSVSGLLGGVGIDRYVTVNIHGIKSLVDALGGITINVPKDMKYTDESQHLYIDLKAGKQKLNGEQIVQYLLYRHDDLGDIGRVQRQQLLMRAFVEQEVNVGLLSRLPKILSVIQSHLDTNLSIEELVALAGFATQTDRAGVQMLMVPGKFSDSKDYKSSFWLPDQYGIETLVAEHFDFGQNTWQIENADSTFLNVAVQDATGDPSAVEAFVNNLTQAGYRNVQVYKAWPEPLEVTTLVAQQGDIKGAQAIRQFLGFGDVLVESTGSLQSDVTIRLGKDWLEKKAQSGSAAKSF from the coding sequence GTGCCAGCTCAAAAAATTCCTAATCAAGACCCTATCCAACAATCAACTGCTCAACCTGCAACCAAAAAATCTTCCCCGCCCCATCGAGGCCGCTGGCTGGGTTTTGGTTTTGGTTTGGCTGGAGTAGCCATGCTCTCAGCCACAGCCGGAGCATTGCTAGCCGTCTCCCTTTCTACAACGCCACTTCAGCAACAAAAGTTGAGCCCTGAAGAAGCGGCGGTGTTTTCTCAAGGCGACATGGCAAAGCTCAGCATGAAGATGCCCGAGCTGACTCGCCCAGTTAATATTTTAGTTTTAGGACTTAAAGTTCTGACCTCTGACATCGAAGGAAGTGCCAACAAAAAAGTCGGATATGAGGTTTGGGAAAACTCCTTTAAGGGGTTAACCGATACCATGCTGTTGGTGAGGTTTGACCCTCAAAATAAAAAGTTAAGCGTGCTTTCCATTCCGCGAGACACCCGCACCTATGTTGAAGGCAGGGGCGAGGTGAAAATCAACGAAGCTAATTACTACGGTGGCCCGGCTTCGTCAGCGAAGTCAGTCAGCGGACTTCTGGGGGGTGTGGGAATTGACCGCTATGTCACAGTTAATATTCATGGCATAAAAAGTTTGGTAGATGCCCTTGGTGGCATTACTATTAATGTCCCTAAAGACATGAAGTATACCGATGAAAGCCAGCATTTATATATAGATTTAAAGGCGGGCAAGCAGAAACTAAACGGCGAACAAATCGTGCAATATTTGCTTTACCGGCACGACGATTTGGGCGATATCGGGCGGGTGCAGCGCCAACAATTGTTGATGCGGGCTTTTGTGGAACAGGAAGTTAATGTAGGTTTGCTGTCTCGACTACCGAAGATTTTGTCGGTGATTCAATCTCACCTTGACACGAATTTGAGTATAGAAGAATTGGTGGCTTTGGCTGGTTTTGCTACTCAAACCGATCGGGCTGGCGTGCAGATGTTGATGGTTCCCGGTAAATTTAGCGATTCTAAGGACTACAAGTCAAGTTTTTGGTTGCCAGACCAATATGGCATCGAAACTCTGGTGGCAGAACATTTTGACTTCGGCCAAAATACTTGGCAAATTGAGAATGCTGATTCGACTTTTCTGAATGTGGCGGTTCAAGATGCTACCGGAGATCCATCGGCTGTTGAAGCTTTTGTCAATAATTTGACTCAAGCCGGTTATCGGAATGTTCAGGTTTATAAAGCTTGGCCCGAACCGCTGGAGGTAACTACTCTAGTAGCTCAACAGGGCGATATTAAAGGTGCTCAAGCGATTCGCCAGTTTTTGGGTTTTGGAGATGTGCTGGTTGA
- a CDS encoding ribulose-phosphate 3-epimerase, producing MTQSQKPIVIAPSILSADFSRLGEEIQAVDRAGADWIHVDVMDGRFVPNITIGPLIVEAIRPVTTKVIDVHLMIVEPEKYVEDFAKAGADIISVHAEHNASPHLHRTLGQIRELGKMAGVVLNPSTPLELIEYVLELCDLVLIMSVNPGFGGQSFIPAVLPKIRQLRKMCDDKGLDPWIEVDGGLKGNNTWQVLEAGANAIVAGSAVFKANDYAAAIEGIRHSKRPTPELAAV from the coding sequence ATGACCCAATCCCAAAAACCCATCGTTATTGCTCCATCCATATTATCAGCCGATTTTAGCCGTCTTGGAGAAGAGATTCAGGCTGTCGATCGAGCTGGGGCTGACTGGATTCACGTAGATGTGATGGACGGTCGCTTTGTTCCTAATATTACTATCGGGCCGCTGATTGTTGAGGCAATTCGCCCTGTTACTACCAAGGTGATCGATGTCCACTTGATGATTGTGGAGCCCGAGAAGTACGTCGAGGACTTCGCTAAGGCTGGTGCTGACATTATTTCGGTTCACGCGGAACACAATGCTTCGCCTCACTTGCACCGCACCCTCGGCCAAATTCGGGAATTGGGCAAAATGGCTGGTGTCGTTCTGAATCCTTCGACGCCACTGGAGTTGATCGAGTACGTGCTGGAACTTTGCGATTTGGTGCTGATTATGAGCGTCAATCCGGGCTTTGGTGGTCAAAGTTTTATCCCGGCAGTTTTGCCCAAAATTCGCCAGTTGCGTAAAATGTGCGACGACAAGGGCCTCGATCCTTGGATTGAGGTAGATGGCGGTTTGAAGGGGAACAATACTTGGCAGGTGCTGGAAGCGGGCGCAAATGCGATCGTCGCTGGTTCTGCTGTGTTTAAGGCGAATGATTACGCAGCCGCGATCGAGGGTATCCGCCACAGCAAGCGTCCGACTCCTGAGTTGGCTGCGGTTTAA
- a CDS encoding disulfide bond formation protein DsbA, with protein sequence MNVSSIWRKLRSQQAFCLAVLLAGCLVFIGCSPAQSAAGNSVDPKLKEQVLQIIRENPQAILESVQAYQQQQQQSLKAAQQSFMQEMTTNPKSAIGDSPSTGSPSQQIVLLEFSDFQCPFCARAHDTVKQFMAKHQDKVTLAYKHFPLTSIHPQALPAAKAAWAAQQQGKFWEYYSALFEGQKELGEPLYGSIAQKLNLKLDKFNTDRNSPAAEAAIQKDVQLAQQLGIEGTPFFIMNGQTFSGAIELSEMESILASVSK encoded by the coding sequence ATGAACGTATCCAGTATTTGGCGAAAACTCCGCAGCCAGCAAGCTTTCTGCTTGGCTGTACTCCTGGCAGGTTGCCTGGTATTTATCGGTTGTTCCCCCGCCCAGTCAGCGGCTGGCAATTCAGTCGATCCCAAGTTGAAAGAGCAAGTATTGCAGATTATCCGCGAAAACCCGCAAGCTATTTTAGAGTCGGTACAAGCGTACCAGCAACAGCAGCAGCAGTCTCTCAAAGCAGCGCAGCAGTCATTTATGCAGGAGATGACAACTAATCCCAAATCTGCGATCGGGGATTCTCCCAGCACCGGCTCACCTTCCCAGCAAATTGTACTTTTAGAATTCTCTGACTTTCAATGTCCGTTTTGCGCGCGCGCTCACGATACTGTCAAGCAGTTTATGGCAAAACACCAGGACAAAGTTACTTTAGCTTACAAGCATTTTCCCTTGACTTCAATTCACCCTCAAGCGCTGCCAGCAGCTAAAGCAGCTTGGGCTGCCCAACAACAGGGCAAATTTTGGGAATACTACAGCGCTTTGTTTGAAGGGCAGAAAGAGTTAGGCGAACCATTGTACGGATCGATCGCCCAAAAGCTCAATCTAAAATTAGATAAATTTAACACCGATCGCAACAGCCCTGCTGCCGAAGCCGCCATTCAGAAAGACGTGCAACTTGCCCAACAACTGGGCATTGAAGGCACTCCATTTTTTATTATGAACGGCCAAACTTTCTCCGGCGCGATCGAGCTTTCTGAGATGGAAAGCATTCTCGCCTCTGTCTCGAAATAA
- a CDS encoding CsbD family protein, giving the protein MSTEDRAKATGNNIAGAAQEALGNVTGDPKDKAEGKAKQAKAEAGHAIEDVKDELKKKLD; this is encoded by the coding sequence ATGAGCACTGAAGATAGAGCAAAGGCAACTGGCAACAACATCGCAGGCGCTGCTCAAGAAGCCTTGGGCAATGTTACTGGCGACCCGAAGGATAAAGCAGAAGGCAAAGCCAAGCAGGCAAAAGCTGAAGCGGGTCACGCGATCGAAGATGTAAAAGATGAGCTCAAAAAGAAACTAGACTAA